A genomic region of Anas acuta chromosome 1, bAnaAcu1.1, whole genome shotgun sequence contains the following coding sequences:
- the MSL3 gene encoding MSL complex subunit 3 isoform X3 produces the protein MTRVAKTKEDQDTHTKRDMEERAINIEIPEVLKKKLEEDCYYINRRKRLVKLPCQTNIITILESYVKHFAINAAFSANERSRHHQMTPHANMNIHYVPPEKNVELCKEMVDGLRITFDFTLPLILLYPYEQAQFKKVTSSKFFLPIKENSTNTNRNQEELSPSPPLLNPPTPQSTDSQPPAGEPATPKRRKAEPEILQSLRRSTRHTSNCDRLSESSASPQPKRRHLDTPASMPKLFLHLEKKTPVHSGSSSPITLTPSKEGSAVFTGFEGRRNNELNEVLSWKLMPENYPPSDQPPPPSYIYGSQHLLRMFVKLPEILGKMCFPEKNLKALVKHFEMFLRFLAEYHDEFFPESAYVAACEAYYSTKNPRAIY, from the exons ATGACGAGAGTAGCGAAAACT AAAGAAGATCAAGACACCCATACAAAAAGGGACATGGAAGAAAGAGCAATAAACATTGAAATTCCCGAAGTCTTGAAAAAGAAGCTTGAGGAAGACTGTTACTATATTAATAGAAGAAAACGG ctggTGAAGCTTCCTTGCCAGACAAATATAATAACCATCCTGGAGTCATATGTGAAACATTTTGCTAttaatgctgctttttcagCCAATGAAAGGTCTCGACATCATCAGATGACTCCACATGCTAATATGAATATTCATTATGTGCCACCAGAGAAGAA TGTTGAGCTATGTAAAGAGATGGTTGATGGGCTGAGAATAACCTTTGACTTCACACTTCCATTAATTTTGCTCTATCCTTATGAGCAAGCTCAGTTTAAGAAGGTGACTTCATCAAAATTCTTCCTTCCCATCAAAGAAAACTCAACAAATACTAACAG AAATCAGGAGGAGCTTTCCCCAAGTCCTCCTCTACTGAACCCACCAACACCTCAGTCAACAGACAGCCAGCCTCCAGCAGGGGAGCCAGCCACACCAAAAAGGCGAAAAGCTGAACCTGAAATTCTGCAGTCCCTGAGACGTTCTACACGCCATACCTCTAACTGTGACAGGTTGTCAGAAAGCAGTGCTTCCCCACAGCCGAAGCGGCGGCATCTTGACACCCCAGCTTCTATGCCAAAGCTCTTCTTGCACCTGGAAAAAA AAACCCCTGTCCATAGTGGATCATCTTCACCGATAACTTTGACTCCTAGCAAAGAGGGGAGTGCGGTATTTACTGGCTTTGAAGGGAGAAGAAACAATGAATTGAATGAG gTTTTATCCTGGAAACTGATGCCAGAGAATTATCCACCAAGTGATCAACCACCACCTCCATCATATATCTATGGATCTCAACATTTGCTACGGATGTTTG taAAGCTACCAGAAATACTCGGGAAGATGTGCTTTCCTGAAAAAAACCTAAAGGCTTTAGTAAAACACTTCGAAATGTTTCTGAG
- the MSL3 gene encoding MSL complex subunit 3 isoform X1, with protein sequence MTSRGMKFKFHRGERVLCFEPDPTKAKVLYDAKIVDIIVGKDEKGRKIPEYLIHFNGWNRSWDRWAAEDHVLRDTDENRRLQRKLARKAVARMRRKGRKKRRCRLPGVDSVLKSLPAEENDESSENSISSSSDDSDEGTDEEIKSEDSDIEDRTEMKEDQDTHTKRDMEERAINIEIPEVLKKKLEEDCYYINRRKRLVKLPCQTNIITILESYVKHFAINAAFSANERSRHHQMTPHANMNIHYVPPEKNVELCKEMVDGLRITFDFTLPLILLYPYEQAQFKKVTSSKFFLPIKENSTNTNRNQEELSPSPPLLNPPTPQSTDSQPPAGEPATPKRRKAEPEILQSLRRSTRHTSNCDRLSESSASPQPKRRHLDTPASMPKLFLHLEKKTPVHSGSSSPITLTPSKEGSAVFTGFEGRRNNELNEVLSWKLMPENYPPSDQPPPPSYIYGSQHLLRMFVKLPEILGKMCFPEKNLKALVKHFEMFLRFLAEYHDEFFPESAYVAACEAYYSTKNPRAIY encoded by the exons ATGACCTCGCGGGGAATGAAATTTAAGTTCCACCGGGGGGAGAGAGTTCTCTGCTTCGAGCCCGACCCCACCAAGGCCAAAGTGCTCTATGATGCCAAG ATTGTTGATATTATTGTCGGAAAAGatgagaaaggcagaaagattCCAGAATATCTGATCCATTTTAATGGTTGGAATAGAAG CTGGGATAGATGGGCAGCTGAGGATCATGTTCTTCGTGATACAGACGAAAATCGCAGATTACAACGTAAATTGGCGCGGAAGGCTGTGGCTCGCAT gagaagaaaaggaagaaagaagagacgTTGCAGATTGCCTGGTGTTGACTCTGTATTAAAAAGCCTTCCTGCTGAGGAAAATGACGAGAGTAGCGAAAACT CTATAAGTAGTTCTTCTGATGACAGTGATGAAGgaacagatgaagaaataaaaagtgaagaCAGTGACATAGAAGATAGGACAGAAATG AAAGAAGATCAAGACACCCATACAAAAAGGGACATGGAAGAAAGAGCAATAAACATTGAAATTCCCGAAGTCTTGAAAAAGAAGCTTGAGGAAGACTGTTACTATATTAATAGAAGAAAACGG ctggTGAAGCTTCCTTGCCAGACAAATATAATAACCATCCTGGAGTCATATGTGAAACATTTTGCTAttaatgctgctttttcagCCAATGAAAGGTCTCGACATCATCAGATGACTCCACATGCTAATATGAATATTCATTATGTGCCACCAGAGAAGAA TGTTGAGCTATGTAAAGAGATGGTTGATGGGCTGAGAATAACCTTTGACTTCACACTTCCATTAATTTTGCTCTATCCTTATGAGCAAGCTCAGTTTAAGAAGGTGACTTCATCAAAATTCTTCCTTCCCATCAAAGAAAACTCAACAAATACTAACAG AAATCAGGAGGAGCTTTCCCCAAGTCCTCCTCTACTGAACCCACCAACACCTCAGTCAACAGACAGCCAGCCTCCAGCAGGGGAGCCAGCCACACCAAAAAGGCGAAAAGCTGAACCTGAAATTCTGCAGTCCCTGAGACGTTCTACACGCCATACCTCTAACTGTGACAGGTTGTCAGAAAGCAGTGCTTCCCCACAGCCGAAGCGGCGGCATCTTGACACCCCAGCTTCTATGCCAAAGCTCTTCTTGCACCTGGAAAAAA AAACCCCTGTCCATAGTGGATCATCTTCACCGATAACTTTGACTCCTAGCAAAGAGGGGAGTGCGGTATTTACTGGCTTTGAAGGGAGAAGAAACAATGAATTGAATGAG gTTTTATCCTGGAAACTGATGCCAGAGAATTATCCACCAAGTGATCAACCACCACCTCCATCATATATCTATGGATCTCAACATTTGCTACGGATGTTTG taAAGCTACCAGAAATACTCGGGAAGATGTGCTTTCCTGAAAAAAACCTAAAGGCTTTAGTAAAACACTTCGAAATGTTTCTGAG
- the MSL3 gene encoding MSL complex subunit 3 isoform X2 has product MRRKGRKKRRCRLPGVDSVLKSLPAEENDESSENSISSSSDDSDEGTDEEIKSEDSDIEDRTEMKEDQDTHTKRDMEERAINIEIPEVLKKKLEEDCYYINRRKRLVKLPCQTNIITILESYVKHFAINAAFSANERSRHHQMTPHANMNIHYVPPEKNVELCKEMVDGLRITFDFTLPLILLYPYEQAQFKKVTSSKFFLPIKENSTNTNRNQEELSPSPPLLNPPTPQSTDSQPPAGEPATPKRRKAEPEILQSLRRSTRHTSNCDRLSESSASPQPKRRHLDTPASMPKLFLHLEKKTPVHSGSSSPITLTPSKEGSAVFTGFEGRRNNELNEVLSWKLMPENYPPSDQPPPPSYIYGSQHLLRMFVKLPEILGKMCFPEKNLKALVKHFEMFLRFLAEYHDEFFPESAYVAACEAYYSTKNPRAIY; this is encoded by the exons AT gagaagaaaaggaagaaagaagagacgTTGCAGATTGCCTGGTGTTGACTCTGTATTAAAAAGCCTTCCTGCTGAGGAAAATGACGAGAGTAGCGAAAACT CTATAAGTAGTTCTTCTGATGACAGTGATGAAGgaacagatgaagaaataaaaagtgaagaCAGTGACATAGAAGATAGGACAGAAATG AAAGAAGATCAAGACACCCATACAAAAAGGGACATGGAAGAAAGAGCAATAAACATTGAAATTCCCGAAGTCTTGAAAAAGAAGCTTGAGGAAGACTGTTACTATATTAATAGAAGAAAACGG ctggTGAAGCTTCCTTGCCAGACAAATATAATAACCATCCTGGAGTCATATGTGAAACATTTTGCTAttaatgctgctttttcagCCAATGAAAGGTCTCGACATCATCAGATGACTCCACATGCTAATATGAATATTCATTATGTGCCACCAGAGAAGAA TGTTGAGCTATGTAAAGAGATGGTTGATGGGCTGAGAATAACCTTTGACTTCACACTTCCATTAATTTTGCTCTATCCTTATGAGCAAGCTCAGTTTAAGAAGGTGACTTCATCAAAATTCTTCCTTCCCATCAAAGAAAACTCAACAAATACTAACAG AAATCAGGAGGAGCTTTCCCCAAGTCCTCCTCTACTGAACCCACCAACACCTCAGTCAACAGACAGCCAGCCTCCAGCAGGGGAGCCAGCCACACCAAAAAGGCGAAAAGCTGAACCTGAAATTCTGCAGTCCCTGAGACGTTCTACACGCCATACCTCTAACTGTGACAGGTTGTCAGAAAGCAGTGCTTCCCCACAGCCGAAGCGGCGGCATCTTGACACCCCAGCTTCTATGCCAAAGCTCTTCTTGCACCTGGAAAAAA AAACCCCTGTCCATAGTGGATCATCTTCACCGATAACTTTGACTCCTAGCAAAGAGGGGAGTGCGGTATTTACTGGCTTTGAAGGGAGAAGAAACAATGAATTGAATGAG gTTTTATCCTGGAAACTGATGCCAGAGAATTATCCACCAAGTGATCAACCACCACCTCCATCATATATCTATGGATCTCAACATTTGCTACGGATGTTTG taAAGCTACCAGAAATACTCGGGAAGATGTGCTTTCCTGAAAAAAACCTAAAGGCTTTAGTAAAACACTTCGAAATGTTTCTGAG